In Acaryochloris marina S15, a single genomic region encodes these proteins:
- the mazG gene encoding nucleoside triphosphate pyrophosphohydrolase: MPSPETPAKLQIVTAASVLTEGVQLHVPVLITQIESASVMRTLHAALQAAFPLDYPVSIVGELTAEDPQLSQTTLEQIGEKKGISYPANVYLPAQVSAVTIAVQQLVEVVAKLRSPDGGCPWDLEQTPQSLTPYIIEEAYETIDAIQSGSAEAITEELGDLLLQVVLQAQIACEQNQFSLEEIAQGITKKLIRRHPHVFADVEANSIEEVRANWEEIKAAEKGESLDKPQALSDKMQRYTRSLPPLMAGLKLSEKAAAAGLEWQDLNDVWTKFYEELAEFQESLLQSDTDHQLSELGDLFFTLVNVARWCQLDPTSALRSTNKKLIDRIANIESQTAKPLADHSFEELEALWQEAKRQLDSTDTTTDKEPTALPAGLPTAFVAPETSEPTTDPVNPELSST; encoded by the coding sequence ATGCCAAGCCCCGAAACTCCCGCCAAATTGCAAATTGTCACGGCAGCCAGTGTCTTGACTGAGGGCGTCCAGCTCCACGTTCCAGTGCTAATTACTCAAATCGAATCCGCCTCGGTGATGCGGACCTTACATGCAGCTCTGCAAGCCGCGTTCCCTTTAGATTATCCCGTCAGTATTGTGGGAGAGCTAACAGCTGAAGACCCGCAACTGTCGCAAACAACCCTAGAGCAAATTGGTGAGAAGAAAGGCATTTCCTACCCGGCCAATGTGTACTTGCCTGCCCAGGTATCGGCAGTGACAATCGCTGTTCAGCAGCTGGTGGAAGTGGTGGCTAAGTTGAGATCTCCCGATGGCGGCTGTCCTTGGGATCTAGAGCAAACCCCCCAAAGCCTCACTCCTTACATTATTGAAGAAGCTTATGAAACCATTGATGCTATCCAGTCTGGCAGTGCAGAAGCCATTACTGAAGAGTTAGGAGATTTGCTCCTACAAGTGGTTCTACAAGCCCAGATCGCTTGTGAGCAGAACCAGTTTAGTCTAGAAGAAATTGCCCAAGGCATTACTAAGAAGCTGATTCGCCGCCATCCCCATGTGTTTGCGGATGTGGAAGCCAACAGCATTGAGGAAGTGCGGGCCAATTGGGAAGAGATCAAAGCTGCTGAGAAAGGTGAATCCCTGGACAAACCTCAAGCATTGAGCGACAAGATGCAGCGCTATACCCGCAGTTTGCCGCCCCTGATGGCCGGGCTAAAACTGTCGGAAAAGGCGGCGGCAGCAGGCCTAGAGTGGCAAGATCTCAATGATGTTTGGACTAAGTTCTATGAGGAGCTAGCTGAATTCCAGGAATCTCTGCTGCAAAGCGATACGGACCATCAACTGTCGGAATTGGGTGACTTGTTCTTTACCCTAGTGAATGTGGCTCGGTGGTGCCAGCTCGATCCCACCTCTGCCCTGCGTAGTACGAATAAAAAGCTGATTGATCGCATCGCTAATATTGAGTCTCAAACGGCCAAGCCCTTGGCCGATCATTCTTTTGAAGAATTAGAAGCTCTGTGGCAAGAAGCTAAACGACAGCTAGACTCGACGGATACAACGACAGATAAAGAACCTACAGCTCTCCCGGCAGGTTTACCCACAGCCTTTGTTGCTCCTGAAACGAGCGAGCCGACCACGGATCCAGTCAATCCTGAATTATCTTCTACCTAA
- a CDS encoding metal-binding protein — MPSGRTHDQITLGMLPGVAIVTLVLSRSASLTLCLSGAFLFSGLMFGPDLDIYSVQYKRWGWLRVIWLPYRKALHHRSWLSHGPIVGTILRLLYLGVWLGLGATLAGILLTQVGGVPVDSQQLLQQAEQYSQQYLPEGLAILLGLEIGAMSHSFSDGLSSLYKRTLKRLKP; from the coding sequence ATGCCCTCCGGCCGCACCCATGACCAAATCACCTTAGGGATGCTTCCCGGCGTTGCTATCGTTACCCTTGTTCTGAGTCGGAGTGCTAGTCTGACTCTCTGTCTCAGTGGTGCCTTTCTCTTCAGTGGGTTGATGTTTGGCCCAGATCTCGATATCTACTCCGTCCAATACAAACGGTGGGGATGGCTGAGAGTTATTTGGTTGCCCTATCGCAAGGCATTGCACCATCGCTCTTGGCTATCCCATGGCCCCATTGTTGGCACGATACTGAGGTTGCTCTATCTAGGAGTTTGGCTCGGGTTAGGGGCTACACTAGCAGGAATCTTGCTCACCCAGGTGGGGGGGGTCCCTGTGGATAGTCAGCAACTCCTACAGCAGGCGGAACAGTATAGTCAGCAATATCTACCGGAAGGACTGGCTATTTTACTGGGTCTAGAGATAGGAGCCATGAGTCATTCTTTTAGTGATGGCCTTAGCTCTCTATATAAGAGAACATTAAAGCGGCTTAAGCCTTAA
- a CDS encoding matrixin family metalloprotease: MRHSFQLDFDQGFESPIESLNDLKFGSTSLSSVNTNSENLGIDIPLQILELSELATRASLPDIQTFISTPLFSSESSAQESIPEGNVGTQPPNAVESGYCCLCTACGTGHSHGARFQAGGSVAQFNDSNGRFKWSQPGGSGQAVNISYSFAPSFSLKGLSNNEAKSLFREALGVWADFAPLNFQEVQDPGNGRDVDIRVGADFIDGPSNTLAFAFFPQGGDQTYDNGDNWNASLFLETAVHETGHSLGLGHESGVDAIMNPSIQRRFTGAGSAFLLQDDINGIRSLYGSGTGGVSPLSPPPAPTPAPTPAPTPAPAPAPAPVPVPAPTPAPTPAPTPAPTPAPTPAPTPAPTPAPTPAPTPAPTPSPTPGDNRIDGTNRNDVLRGGSRNDVIRGFAGNDLLSGRRGNDRLLAGSGNDRVFGGSGNDFMSGDSGNDRMNGGSGNDRMNGGSGNDGLSGNSGNDVLNGGSGNDFLSGGNGRDRLIGVNARDAKPGVGEIDFLRGGRDADVFVLGDSQKVYYADGPATSNYAVVQDFSISQGDVLQLNGSASDYSLGSSPRGLPSGTALIYQGGNSSEIIAIIQGANFSLNSSAIQYV, from the coding sequence ATGCGTCATTCATTTCAGCTTGATTTTGATCAAGGGTTTGAATCTCCAATTGAAAGCTTGAATGACCTGAAATTTGGTTCAACCTCTCTATCATCTGTCAATACCAATAGCGAGAATCTTGGTATTGATATCCCTCTACAAATCCTAGAACTCTCTGAGTTAGCTACTAGAGCTAGTCTTCCTGATATTCAGACCTTTATCTCTACACCGCTTTTTTCGTCTGAGTCATCAGCCCAAGAATCTATTCCAGAAGGAAATGTGGGAACTCAGCCTCCCAATGCAGTAGAAAGTGGTTATTGCTGTTTATGTACTGCTTGTGGAACTGGGCATAGCCATGGTGCAAGGTTTCAGGCTGGTGGAAGTGTTGCCCAATTTAATGACAGTAATGGGCGCTTTAAGTGGAGCCAGCCTGGGGGAAGTGGTCAAGCCGTCAATATTTCTTACAGTTTTGCGCCCAGTTTTTCATTAAAAGGGTTATCGAATAACGAAGCAAAATCTCTCTTCCGAGAAGCACTAGGTGTTTGGGCAGATTTTGCGCCGTTGAATTTCCAAGAAGTTCAAGATCCTGGAAATGGCAGAGACGTTGATATCCGCGTCGGGGCTGATTTTATCGATGGTCCTAGTAATACCCTAGCCTTTGCGTTCTTCCCGCAAGGAGGTGATCAAACCTATGATAATGGCGACAATTGGAATGCTAGCTTGTTTCTAGAAACCGCCGTTCACGAAACAGGTCATAGTCTTGGTTTAGGGCATGAATCCGGGGTGGATGCCATTATGAATCCCTCTATTCAAAGGCGGTTTACTGGAGCGGGCAGTGCGTTCTTGCTGCAGGATGATATCAATGGTATTCGCAGCCTCTATGGTAGTGGTACAGGGGGTGTTAGTCCCTTGTCACCTCCACCAGCTCCAACTCCGGCTCCGACACCAGCTCCAACACCAGCTCCAGCTCCGGCTCCGGCTCCAGTCCCGGTTCCTGCCCCAACTCCGGCTCCAACGCCGGCCCCAACCCCGGCTCCAACGCCGGCTCCAACCCCGGCCCCAACGCCGGCCCCAACTCCAGCTCCAACTCCGGCTCCAACTCCGGCTCCAACCCCGAGTCCTACTCCTGGCGACAACCGGATTGATGGCACCAATCGCAATGATGTTTTACGGGGTGGATCTCGTAATGATGTGATTCGAGGGTTTGCGGGCAATGATCTGCTGAGTGGTAGGAGGGGAAATGATCGCCTTCTGGCAGGCAGCGGTAACGATCGCGTGTTTGGTGGCTCGGGTAATGATTTTATGTCCGGCGATAGTGGTAACGATCGCATGAATGGTGGTTCGGGCAACGACCGTATGAATGGTGGCTCGGGCAACGATGGCTTGAGTGGCAACTCAGGCAATGATGTATTGAATGGTGGCTCGGGCAATGACTTTCTTTCGGGGGGCAATGGCCGCGATCGGTTGATTGGTGTCAATGCCCGTGATGCTAAACCCGGTGTCGGAGAGATTGATTTCCTCCGAGGGGGAAGAGATGCAGATGTTTTTGTATTGGGAGATAGCCAAAAGGTTTATTATGCTGACGGTCCAGCGACCAGCAACTATGCTGTGGTGCAGGACTTCTCAATCAGTCAAGGAGATGTCCTGCAACTGAATGGCTCAGCGAGTGATTACTCGTTAGGTTCTTCACCTCGGGGACTACCCAGTGGAACAGCGTTGATTTATCAAGGCGGTAATTCTTCTGAGATCATCGCGATTATCCAAGGTGCTAACTTTAGTCTCAATAGTAGTGCCATCCAGTACGTATAG
- a CDS encoding ABC transporter ATP-binding protein, translating into MEDKRQPDPQVQPEKMLLTAQGLSKAFGGIQAVNNAELHVPEGKIVGLIGPNGAGKTTLFNLLCNFIAPDHGRIIFNGRPIERLQPHKIALQGMIRTFQVARVLSRLSVLENMLLAAPHQTGEKLHNTFFQAHIIRKQEKELKEKAHIILESVGLAAKVNDYAGALSGGQRKLLEMARGLMADPKLMLLDEPAAGVNPTLIQQICGHINRWNDNGITFLIIEHNMDVIMSLCDRVWVLAEGQNLAEGTPAEIQSNKEVLEAYLGQ; encoded by the coding sequence TTGGAAGATAAGCGCCAGCCCGACCCTCAAGTCCAACCGGAAAAAATGCTGTTGACCGCCCAGGGACTCTCCAAAGCCTTTGGCGGAATTCAAGCGGTAAATAATGCTGAGCTCCATGTCCCCGAAGGCAAGATTGTTGGCTTAATCGGTCCCAACGGCGCCGGTAAAACCACCCTGTTTAATCTACTCTGCAACTTCATCGCCCCAGATCACGGTCGGATTATTTTCAACGGCAGGCCCATCGAACGTTTGCAACCCCATAAAATTGCTCTCCAGGGCATGATTCGCACCTTTCAAGTCGCCCGTGTTTTATCTAGGCTGTCCGTCTTAGAGAATATGCTGTTAGCCGCTCCTCACCAAACCGGGGAAAAGCTGCACAATACCTTTTTCCAAGCTCATATCATTCGTAAGCAAGAGAAAGAGCTGAAGGAAAAAGCCCATATCATTCTCGAATCCGTCGGCCTAGCTGCAAAAGTCAATGACTATGCCGGTGCCCTCTCCGGTGGTCAGCGCAAGCTGCTGGAAATGGCCCGAGGTCTAATGGCTGACCCTAAACTAATGCTGCTGGATGAACCCGCTGCGGGGGTAAACCCCACCTTGATTCAGCAAATCTGTGGACATATCAATCGGTGGAATGACAACGGCATTACCTTCTTGATCATCGAGCATAATATGGATGTGATTATGTCCCTGTGCGATCGCGTCTGGGTATTGGCCGAGGGACAAAACCTCGCTGAGGGCACCCCCGCTGAAATCCAATCCAACAAAGAAGTACTAGAAGCCTATCTGGGACAGTAA
- a CDS encoding branched-chain amino acid ABC transporter permease, whose translation MEVGYFVSLALFTTIYALFSLGLNLQWGYTGLINFGHIAFMAIGAYTTIALTLPNFIKEMPQRLMEQYPVIESQEWLASGLYFLGDILPEQFPLVIAVLIGAVLAALLGLAIGTSTLRLREDYLSIVTIGVSEVVRLIAVNEEWLTRGPRGVFNYPLPLEKLQPNLLVKGGMIASLALVLGLALWRLWQWLLQQPQREGRPPLSPALFVGYVICLVGVATCWWFSFSLSLTIQLPSALQEIVLLVMRFAMVVPLAIVGVFLVYASCRQPFQQLRTQSLSTHLSLLTVSIGMGLVVMFFGAHMMGIINYTYKAGLLWLLILTIAFVFWQLERWVHSPWGRVLTSIREDEEVAKALGKDVFRYKLQSFMLGGAIAGIAGSFYAWQLTFINPDGFIPLLTFQAWIIIVAGGAGNNVGTLLGAGIFWAYNEVTRFILPNILPLDDARLGAFRVMVIGLMLIVLMMWRPQGLLGKKEELTLGR comes from the coding sequence ATGGAAGTTGGCTATTTTGTCTCTCTCGCACTTTTCACTACTATTTATGCCTTATTCAGTCTGGGACTGAACTTACAGTGGGGCTATACCGGGCTGATTAACTTTGGTCATATCGCCTTTATGGCAATTGGAGCCTACACCACCATTGCCTTGACCCTGCCCAATTTCATCAAGGAGATGCCCCAGCGACTGATGGAGCAATATCCGGTGATTGAAAGCCAAGAGTGGCTGGCTTCGGGTTTGTATTTTCTCGGGGATATCCTGCCAGAACAGTTTCCCTTAGTGATTGCGGTCCTCATTGGCGCTGTATTAGCCGCACTCCTGGGACTCGCCATCGGCACCAGTACCCTACGGTTGCGGGAAGATTATCTATCTATTGTCACCATTGGCGTATCAGAAGTGGTGCGACTTATCGCCGTCAATGAAGAATGGCTGACACGGGGGCCGCGCGGCGTCTTTAATTATCCCCTGCCCCTAGAAAAACTGCAGCCTAACCTTTTAGTTAAAGGGGGGATGATTGCCTCTCTAGCCTTGGTATTAGGTTTGGCCCTTTGGCGTCTGTGGCAATGGCTGCTACAGCAACCCCAGCGGGAAGGGCGTCCACCCTTATCACCCGCTCTCTTTGTTGGCTATGTCATCTGTTTAGTGGGAGTAGCCACCTGTTGGTGGTTTTCCTTTTCCCTAAGTCTCACCATTCAGCTGCCTTCGGCTTTACAGGAAATCGTATTGCTAGTGATGCGGTTTGCAATGGTAGTACCCCTCGCCATTGTGGGCGTGTTTCTGGTCTACGCCTCTTGTCGGCAGCCTTTCCAGCAACTCCGCACTCAGTCCCTAAGCACCCACCTCAGTCTACTGACGGTCTCCATCGGCATGGGATTGGTGGTGATGTTTTTCGGTGCCCATATGATGGGCATTATCAACTACACCTATAAAGCGGGCCTGCTATGGCTGTTGATTTTGACCATTGCCTTTGTATTTTGGCAATTAGAGCGCTGGGTCCATTCGCCCTGGGGTCGGGTGTTAACCTCGATTCGAGAAGATGAAGAAGTCGCCAAAGCCCTGGGCAAAGATGTCTTTCGCTATAAGCTGCAGTCCTTTATGTTAGGCGGTGCGATCGCAGGTATTGCCGGATCCTTTTATGCCTGGCAACTCACCTTTATTAACCCTGATGGTTTTATCCCCCTCCTCACCTTCCAAGCCTGGATTATTATTGTGGCTGGCGGCGCAGGTAATAACGTGGGCACGCTGCTGGGAGCCGGAATTTTTTGGGCCTACAATGAGGTGACTCGATTTATTCTGCCCAATATCCTGCCCCTAGACGATGCTCGATTGGGAGCCTTTCGGGTGATGGTGATTGGCCTGATGTTGATTGTTTTGATGATGTGGCGACCCCAAGGTCTGCTGGGTAAAAAGGAGGAACTCACCCTTGGAAGATAA
- a CDS encoding glucose-6-phosphate isomerase, with protein MDAAALWQRYQDWLYYHEQLGIYVDISRMSFDDAFVERLEPKFVKAFKEMDALEAGAIANPDENRMVGHYWLRDSNLAPTPELKKEIVTTLEKIEAFAADVHAGRIKPATAPRFTDVISIGIGGSSLGPQFVSQALAVLHPALVMHFIDNTDPAGIDYILDTVQDRLDTTLVVTISKSGGTPETRNGMLEVKNRFKNLGLDFPQHAVAVTGYGSKLAQIAESEGWLAMLPMHDWVGGRTSELSAVGLVPASLQGIAIREMLAGAKAMDEATRVHDLKTNPAALLALSWYFSGEGEGKKDMVILPYKDSLMLFSRYLQQLVMESLGKEKDLDNKIVHQGIAVYGNKGSTDQHAYVQELREGIPNFFLTFFEVLKDRDGDRFEVEPGVTSGDYLSGFLLGTRTALYEKRRDSITVTLPEVTSKHVGALIALYERAVGLYASLINVNAYHQPGVEAGKKAATDTIALQNTVVQILRSTLTPLPITSLAEKADAPDKIETIYKIVRHLAANNRGVELYGDPAEPGGLQVTLKG; from the coding sequence ATGGATGCAGCCGCCCTTTGGCAACGTTATCAAGACTGGCTCTACTACCACGAGCAGCTTGGTATCTATGTAGACATCAGCCGCATGAGTTTTGATGATGCGTTCGTCGAACGCTTGGAGCCTAAGTTTGTCAAGGCTTTCAAGGAAATGGATGCCCTGGAAGCGGGTGCGATCGCAAATCCTGACGAAAATCGCATGGTCGGCCATTATTGGCTCCGGGACTCCAATCTTGCCCCCACCCCCGAATTAAAAAAAGAAATTGTTACCACATTAGAAAAGATTGAAGCCTTTGCCGCAGATGTCCATGCGGGACGAATCAAGCCCGCAACTGCCCCCCGCTTTACGGATGTAATTTCCATTGGTATTGGGGGATCTTCTCTAGGCCCCCAGTTTGTGTCCCAGGCATTGGCGGTCCTCCATCCTGCCTTGGTGATGCATTTTATTGATAACACCGATCCAGCGGGCATCGATTACATCTTGGATACGGTCCAAGATCGCTTGGATACCACCCTGGTCGTCACCATTTCTAAGTCTGGCGGCACGCCTGAAACTCGGAATGGCATGTTAGAGGTGAAGAACCGCTTCAAGAACCTGGGATTAGATTTTCCTCAACATGCGGTCGCAGTCACGGGCTATGGCAGTAAACTCGCTCAAATTGCCGAAAGTGAAGGCTGGTTAGCAATGCTCCCCATGCATGATTGGGTGGGGGGAAGAACCTCTGAGCTTTCCGCTGTTGGTTTGGTTCCCGCCTCCTTACAAGGCATTGCCATTCGAGAGATGTTGGCAGGGGCCAAAGCCATGGACGAGGCCACCCGAGTCCATGATCTAAAAACCAATCCCGCCGCCTTGTTAGCATTATCTTGGTATTTTTCCGGGGAAGGTGAAGGCAAAAAAGACATGGTGATTTTGCCTTACAAAGACAGTCTGATGTTGTTTAGCCGTTATCTCCAGCAGCTGGTGATGGAGTCCTTAGGCAAAGAAAAAGATCTCGACAACAAGATTGTTCACCAAGGCATTGCCGTCTATGGCAACAAAGGATCAACGGATCAACATGCCTATGTCCAAGAACTGCGGGAAGGGATTCCCAACTTCTTTCTCACCTTTTTTGAAGTCTTAAAAGATCGAGACGGTGATCGGTTTGAAGTAGAGCCAGGTGTGACCTCGGGAGATTATTTATCTGGATTCCTGTTAGGAACCCGAACTGCTCTCTACGAGAAGCGTCGTGACTCCATTACCGTTACTCTACCGGAAGTGACTTCTAAACATGTGGGTGCTTTGATTGCTCTATATGAGCGGGCCGTGGGTCTTTATGCGTCCTTAATTAATGTCAATGCTTATCACCAACCCGGTGTAGAAGCAGGCAAGAAAGCCGCAACGGACACCATCGCTTTGCAGAATACAGTCGTGCAAATCCTCAGAAGTACATTAACGCCATTACCCATCACCAGTCTGGCTGAGAAAGCAGACGCCCCTGACAAAATAGAGACCATCTATAAAATTGTCCGACATCTCGCCGCCAATAACCGGGGGGTCGAGCTATATGGTGATCCGGCTGAGCCAGGGGGACTCCAGGTAACTCTGAAAGGCTAG